The Paenibacillus swuensis genome contains the following window.
TCTACCGACTTGGAATTTTCTTATGTCCACGGGTTCATCGCTTTAAGTGTTTGGGCATTTGTTCCATTAGCTGTAGAGTTGTTAGCACTGAGAAGCAAAACGGTGCGCAATCTGCTTGAAGGACAAAGCAGGGTATTCATCCGAAACGGTGTGATCCTGAAAGAAAATCTGAAGAAAGAGCGATATAGCAGTGATGAATTATTGGAGCAGCTGAGGAAGAAAAGTGTGTTTAACGTAGCTGATGTGGAGTTTGCGTTGCTGGAGACCAGCGGCGAATTTAATATTTTGCTCAAAAAAGAGCATCAGACTCTCACCCCCCATATGTTGGGAATGCATGTCCAGCCGGAGCAAGAACCTCAAACCGTCATTATGGATGGTCAAATTTTAAGGAAAACTTTGGCTCCGAGGGGAATTACCGAAGAGTGGCTTCTGGGGGAGCTGGATCGTCGTAAAGTATCTAAGGAACAGGTCTATCTTGGACAATTGAATGCCAACAACCGGCTGTATCTCGATTTATATCATATGAAACCGGATGAAAGTATGGGGGAACTTCCTCAGGTTCGGTTACTGCATGAGCTGCGGTCCTGTACGGAGGCCGTAAACGCGTATTTAACCGATGCGGGTCAGGGACCGGTCAACGAGGAGTTGCTCCAATTCAGGAGGCAGACCGAGCAATGTATCAAGCTTCTGTTGCGTGATGATCATTCCGAAATATCGGAACAAGGGGAATCATCAGAACCTTAAGGAAAGCAGGTGAATCATGTCATTTGCAGATAGTAAAGAACAGAAGGATTACCAGAAGTTCGCCAAAGACAGGGAGCCTTCCCGGCCGGTGGTTCGAAACTGTATCATTGCCTTCTTCGTCGGAGGTATCATTTGCGTATTCGGACAACTGTTAATGGAAATGTACCAACATTGGTTTGGCATGAGTGAGGAAGACGCAGGGAGTCCTACCGTGGCTACGTTAATTCTCATTTCCGTTCTTCTTACAGGATTTGGGGTGTACGACAAAATCGCGCAATGGGCAGGTGCGGGTACGGGCGTTCCCGTTACAGGCTTCGCCAATGCGATGAGTTCCGCAGCCATTGAACATCGCAGTGAAGGACTGGTGCTTGGTGTAGGGGGAAATATGTTCAAGCTGGCAGGTTCCGTCATTGTGTTCGGCACGGTGGCAGCGTTCTTCATTGCTTTAATTTACCTGATCTTCGGGATTGAGGTGAAGCATACATGACTCTGGCAGGCAAGCAATCCTGGATGTTCCCCAACCGTCCTGTAATCGTATCTTCCAGCGCGGTTGTCGGGCCTGATGAAGGCAAAGGACCGCTCGCGGAGGACTTTGATTATATTCAGGATGAGCTTCGTATGGAGAAGAAGAGCTGGGAAACGACTGAGAGACTCTTGCTTGAGAAAGCGGCAGAGATCGCGGTCTCCAAGGCGGGGCTCACCAATGAGGACATCCAGTTCTATATCGGCGGGGATCTGATGAACCAGATTATATCCAACAGCTTCGCCGCGCGTACGATGTCGATCCCCTATTTAGGCGTGTTCGGAGCTTGTTCCACCTCCATGGAAAGTCTGGCCTTGGCAGCGCAGTTTGTCGATAGCGGCGCGGCGCGGCATGTGCTTGCGGGAACGTGCAGCCATAACAGCACGGCTGAGAAGCAGTTTCGTTATCCGACGGAGTACGGCTCCCAGAAACCGCCAACGGCGCAATACACGGTAACCGGAGCCGGCGCGGCGATTGTCGCAAGGGAAGGCGAAGGACCTGTTATAACAGCCGCCACCATCGGTAAGGTGGTGGATATGGGCATAACCGATCCGTTTAACATGGGTGCGGCTATGGCGCCTGCCGCTGTGGACACCATTACTGCTCATTTCCGTGATACCGGTCGAACTCCGGCTTACTATGATCTCATTGTAACCGGAGATTTGGCTAAAGTGGGACATCGAATCGCTTCGGATTTATTTATAGATCAGGGCGTGCCGATGCATGAGACGATTTTCAATGATTGCGGTCTGATGGTGTTTGACGTTGAGATGCAAGCGGTGCAAGCCGGCGGCAGCGGTTGCGGTTGTTCCGCGGTTGTGACCTACGGCCACATCCTGAAACGGTTACGTTCCGGAGATCTCAAGCGGGTGCTGGTCGTCGCCACAGGAGCCCTGCTATCTCCCATTTCCGTTCAACAAAAAGAAACGATTCCTTGTATTGCCCATGCTGTAGCTTTGGAAAGCGGGGTGCATTAATGCAATTTCTGTGGGCTTTCTTGGTGGGCGGCGCCATATGCGTCATCGGTCAGCTTCTCATGGATGTGTTCAAACGAACACCGGGTCATGCCATGAGTATTCTCGTTGTAGCCGGAGCTGTAGTGGACGGATTAGGTTGGTACGAGCCTCTCGTTAAATTTGCGGGAGCCGGGGCAACAGTCCCAATTACAAGCTTCGGAAACGCGCTGGTGCACGGAGCGATTACGGAGCTTAACGAAAGCGGATGGATTGGTGTCATTACCGGGATATTCAAAATTACGAGCGGGGGTATTTCTTCCGCGATTATCTTCTCCTTCCTGGCGGCGTTGGTATTTAAACCGAAAGGCTGAAACCTTTTGCAACCCAATACGTTAATAATATATGGCCTTCCGGTCTGCGGAGGGTCTTTTTTTCGTCATACAGATTTTCACAAATTTTCTTGTAAATGATTTATAATAGTTGCATATGAAACGAATACACTATCTTCCCTGGAGGGACTGTCGTTATGGAATCATCTTATATGGAGAATTATGCAATTCTGCGTAACATTCGCAACGTATTACAAACTTGTATTCTTGGCAAAACCGATGAAATCAACATGATGCTGACCGCTTTGCTGGCCGGCGGGCATGTCTTGTTAGAAGATGTGCCTGGCACAGGTAAGACGGTGCTGGTGAAAGCGTTGGCCAAATCAATTCAAGGGCAATTCAGACGGATTCAATGTAACCCCGATCTGCTTCCTACCGATATTACAGGCGTTTCCATATATCATCCAAAGCAAGAAACGTTCATTTTCCGGGCGGGCCCGGTCATGACCAACATTCTACTGGCGGACGAAATTAACCGGGCGACAACGAAAACCCAATCGGCCTTGTTGGAATCGATGGAGGAGCATAGTGTAACGGTCGATGGCGAGACCTATGAATTGCCTAAGCCGTTCCTATTGTTCGCTACACAAAATCCGATTGATTTCGAGGGGACGTACGCATTGCCCGAGGCGCAACTGGATCGGTTTATGGTGAAGCTCAGCTTGGGCTATCCCGATGCCGCTTCCGAGCTCAAGATGCTTCAATCCCAGCAGCAAACCCATCCCCTGGATCTGGTTAAGGCGGTTACAGACGCTCAGCGTGTGCGTGAAATGCAGGAACAGGTGAAGTCGGTGCATTTGGATGACGCCGTAGCGGATTATCTTGTGGCTGTCACACGCAGGACCAGGGAGCATCCTTCGGTATTGCTGGGAGCCAGCCCGCGGGCAACCATCGCCCTGTTTCATGCCGTGAAGGCGTATGCTTATATACACGAGAGAACCTTCGTGCTGCCCGATGATATTAAGGCGCTGACCCCTTACGTGTTGGGGCATCGCCTCATGTTGCATACCGAAGCGCGAATTAACGGCGCAACCGTGGACTCGGTACTGCAGTCGATCCTGGAACAGGTTAAGGTGCCTGTAAGATTGGAGCGATAGTATGAGCGCGCGTTATTCGGCCAAGTTCTGGGCGGCCGGGATTTGCCTGCTGTCCAGCCTGCTCTTCGTTCTGTTGCAGGGCGGCAAAGTTTCATCCATGCTCTTTATCGTATTATGCGTATTGATGGCCTATATCGCATTGGGGCGGTTTAGCGGCATCCAATCCGTTCAAGGCAAACGGACGGTAACCGGAGCGGGGCATGAACCGGTTGCTGCAGGGACCCAAGTGGAAATCAAACTGCAGGTTCATGTGCCCGGGTATTGGCCGATTCCTTACGTACTGCTCAAAGACAAGCTTCTCCGGCAAAATGGGGATGAATGGATCTTCGAGAACGCGGCCGCCATGGATTGGAAGCGAAACGGAGAGATTGCGTACCGTACGCCCCCGCTGTTGCGCGGCCGTTACAGCTATATGAATACCGAATGTGTCGTCAAGGATGTCTTCGGGTTGTTTTCTCATGAAGGACTTCTGCCTTCGGAACAGCAGTTCAGCGTTCTTCCCCAAACGGTTCATATTAAAGAATGGCGGAGTCTGGACCGGGCTGTGCGCGGACATCTGCAGCATTCTGCCGCGACTAGGGCGGTGAGGGAGACAACACAAATTAACGGTGTGCGTGAATATATATACGGGGATAAGCTTTCCCGAATTCACTGGAATGCTACGGCCAAGACAGGCACGTGGAAATCCAAAGAGTTTGAAAGGGAAGCTCGCCCGAGAACGGTGTTGGTGTTGGATCGAAGCCATAGTTCCTATACCGGCACGGATACTTTCGAGCTTGCCGTATCCGTGGCCGCATCCATTGTGGACTACAGCGCGCAGAAGGATTTGTCCGTAGGACTGATTTCAGCCGGAAAGAGCGCCACCATTGTGGAACCGAAGCAGAGCAAGGGTATTCACCGCTCGCTGAATGATCACCTGATCGGTGTGGAGGCGGATGGTGTCCAGCTGTTAAGTACGGTGCTGAAAGAACGGTTAACCCAGGAATTTCGCGGGAGCTTCGTTGTAATCATCTCGCCTGTGCAATCCCAGCACATGCTGGATACACTGAGCTGGCTGGAACAACGCCAGATGATTCCATGTCATATTCATGTCGGAGAAGAGATGTTCTCCAAGGAGGCTTGGCATAACATGCTGAGACGCTCTGGGTTCAGTTCGTACTCCATTCGCACCTTAGGAGATTTACCCGGAGCCTTGGGAGGTGGGGGAATATGATTCCGACCAGAAAGAATCGCAAATCAAGCGCAGGATTGTCAACATCCGTTACGGGCATAGCTTCAGTCAAGGAAGAGAAGCGCTCTTGGCCGCATCAATTAAATGCTTTGTTTATCGGCTTGATTCTTGTGCAATTTATTATTTGGTTCGATGAGTATTGGCTGAAAGATACCGTTTACCTTTCTTTCTTCGCGATCGGACTTACGCTAGTGCTGGAACTCTTAACCCTTGTGCCGGCACCTGTCAGGGTGTTGTTGCAATTGGTCGGTATTATCGCCGCTCATTTTATATGGCTGGAGGGCTTCCTGCCCTGGAGCTATGTCGCAGACGGTATGGCGGGCAGGATGGAGCTTTTGCAATATAATTTAGGCATTATGGATCCCTTTATCTGGTATGTATTGGCGGTTTGGGCAATCTATGGTTCATTGCTGCGGGGATTAACTACTCAGTATAGGTTATTTTGTTTTATCTTGTTCAGTTTGTTCGCTTTTGCCATCATGGACTCTTTTTCCCCGCTGCAGTTATGGGATCAGATCGCGATCGTGCTGGGCTCGGGGCTGTGCATGTTAATAGTCAGACATTATGCGGATTTGCAAAAGAAGCATCCTGTGTCTTGGCAAGCCATGTTGCGTAAACCTATGAGAATTTTGCTGCCGATTGTGCTTACGGGCGTTATCGTACTGAGTGCGGGATTCGCGGCTCCCACGTTGAGTCCGGTACTCACCGATCCCTATACAGCGTGGCAACATGCTAAAGGGGAACCCGTAGGCGGCAGCGGTAAAACGGAAGGCAGCAACCCGGATTCGAAGGTGAGCGAAACAACGAAGAAGTCCAACACCAAGTCCGGCTACAGCCGAAATGACGAGAAACTGGGCGGCGGCTTCGACTATAGCTTTGAACCGGTCATGACGGTGACCTCCTCCGCCAAGAGTTACTGGCGCGGGGAGACAAAGTCGAATTACACCGGTAAAGGCTGGAAGAAGGGCAGTGATGAGGGGGACAGGGACTTAACTGGTTTCAACACTGAGCTTCCCAAATACAGCGGATTCAATGCTTCCAAACTGGAGACGGAAGAGGTTGTTCAACGCTTTGCTATGCTGAAGCCGCATAAGCCTATATTATTCGGGGCGAAGGGCTTGGAGCGGATGGTAGATGAAGATACGTCCGTTACCAGTAAAGAAAACCTTAGGATTACCTGGATTCCCCGCGAAGAGGAGCTTCGCTGGTATGCGCCGGGTTACCCAGCTTCATATGAAGTGGTTTCCCAGGTGCCGATTATCGATGAGGCGGCGCTCCGGAAAGTTCCTTTCCTGACCAACCCCGGGGAGGAGTTGCAGCCGTACTTGGAACTGCCCCGCATCCTGCCGGACCGGGTCGACAAGTTGGCAAAGGAAATCGTCAAAGATGCGAAGAATCCCTATGACCAAGCGAAAGCTATCGAAACGTATTTGAGCATAACGTATGCTTATAATCCTAAACCGGATGTAGCAAAAGCGAAAAGTTATGATTTCGTGGATGGATTCCTTTTTGAAATGAAAGAAGGGTATTGCGATTATTTCTCCACGGCGATGGCGGTTCTGTCCCGCTCGGTCGGTTTACCCGCTCGTTGGGTAAAGGGCTACGCGTCGGGGACCACCCCGATCGAGAGCTATGACATCAGAGGTACGGTTCCCCCTGAGGCGTTAGCGGATGTTGACGGGGAACGCGAATATACGGTGCGGAACTCGGACGCGCATTCTTGGGTGGAGATTTACCTGGAAGGCTATGGATGGATTCCGTTCGAGCCGACAGCCGGCTTCTCCATGCCGCTTCCGATGCCGGAGGAAACGGCCGTAACGCCGGAAGTTGAGGAAACACCGGAGGCTGTAACGCCGGTTGTTGAAGAAACTTCCGCTTGGCCGAAAGCCGCATGGATCAGTGTGGCGGCGCTGCTGCTCTTGCTGGCGCTGGCCGGCGCGGCCGCCTATTTCTACCGCGATGCCATTGCGGAGAAGCTTGGCGCTAAGCGCGGACCTGCGCAGGATCGGGCCAACCAGCGCGTGGTGGCCGAGTTCGAGCGCTACCTCCGCTTCGCGAGGAGGAAGGGCTACCCGCGCGGGGAACATGAAACCGCGCGTGAGACGGTTGCGCGCTGGAGCCGCGAGTACAGCTGGCTCGAGAAGGACTTGCTCGCGCTGTTGCCTTTATTCGAGAAGGCAAAGTATAGTCCCGCGGTGCTTTCCGACGAAGAACTGCATGCAGCCTTGGGCTCCATCCAGTCTTTACGGACCGCGATGAAATAACCTTCCACATACAATCTAGGCAAATAAGTAACGATTTTCTCTAATGTGTCCCCGGCGGAGTGCAGGAGAGAAAATCGTTACTTTATTTTTTCTAAATCACATATATTCTTAGTAATCGTTTAGTCAGGAGTGATGTAATGAGTATTTTGTTAAGGGGAACAGGTGTAATTTTAATTATTATAGGTATAATTACCGGATTCCAGCAGGATTCCACCATGGCTGCCTTGTTTTCTATATTTATCGGAATCAGCTCAGGCGTACTCTTCTTTGCCGTGGGCCGTATCTTGGATATCGCTGAGGCTTTATATGAATCGCATTTTGTGCCCCCGTTGTCTCAATCTTTGCGTGAACAGTCATCCCGCACAGCCTCATTGGGAACCTCCCGCGCCAAACTGGACTCTCTCAAAGATTTCAAGATGAAGTCCGGTGATTCTGAGAATCATAAGGGTGACTAGGATAGGAAGGGATTGGGGCGCTCCTACGTACATCGGAGATGCCGTTGTGTCAGCCGCATTCCTTCTGATTGTAACCATTCTAATAAATGCGATTACTGTGATCAGATCGCGACAGAACAGTAAAATAATAGGATGGAGGAATGATTAACATTGCCAGTAACTGTTCAGTACTTTAAGTAAAATGACATAATACAGATGCACATTTGACTTGAGTAGGGAAGTATCGCCTCCGGATGGAGGTGATGCGTATGACGTTTACTTACTCGGAAGTGATGATGTTGGGGATGTTCATTCTCGCGTTATTAACATACTTGAAGAAACGAAAATAGTCCGCTCCGGTTGGCCCCTGCGCGGACTATCACTGACATGGATGGAGGTTCCCGCTCACAATTGTGTCGGGGGAGTGGTGTGGGCCACTCTCTCCTACTTCTATACTTATCATATCACCACAATTATATGCTTGTAAATCAGGGGGAGTCGCTTAGGTTTTCTTTAATATGCCCAATATAAGAGAAATATTCATGGGTGTACCTAAAATGCTCCGGTAACTTCGGTTCCAAGGTAGTTACCCAAGTTCCGGAGTATACATTTCCTTCCCCAGAAAAAGCCCATCGATCTAGAGATGGGCTCTTTCCCTACCCCACAAACTTACGGAAGATTATAAAGTCACTCTATCCTGAAAGTAGAATAGAAGAGGGAACGGGGGTGAGGTGGAAAGTTTAAGCAGTTTCTTCCGATGCCAGCTTTCTTACGAAAGCTCTTAGCCTTTGACTTCGTGTTCCAACGACCTAACCTAATCCAAGGAACATGAAGTCAAGAGCGGTTGTAACCACACCCCCTTCCCTCCCCATGCGCCAGATGAACTCCCATGTCACTTTAATCTTTAATCTTTAATCTTTAATCTCCTTTACATTCTTTCCATCCATGAAGTATGATGATGTTTTCGACATCGTCCGCTTTTTGCATGAAAATGGGCTGATATGGTATTATCTGACGTAAGACAAACCCCAGAGGTGACGACATTGTTTGAACGGCTTTTACCGCATTTGAGCGTGAAATCCATTTATGATATCGATTTGGACTCCCTGATCAAGCAAGGGATTAAAGGCATTATTACCGACTTGGACAACACGCTGGTAGGCGCCCGGGATCCGTTAGCCACTCCCGAATTGGTGGAATGGCTCGCAGGTCTGAAGCGGTTAGGCTTCAAAGTGACGATTGTATCCAATAACTCGCACGGTCGCGTGCATGCGTTCTCAAGTCCGTTGGACATTCCGTTTATCCATGCCGCCCGCAAGCCATCCACGCGTGCTTTCCGTAAAGCGCTGCAATTGATGGAGCTGGAACCTGGGCAAACTGTCGTTATCGGCGATCAGATGCTAACAGATGTGCTGGGAGGCAAAAGAATTGGCATGTACACCATTCTCGTGGCACCCATTTCGCTGCCGGATGAAGGCTTTTTCACCAAAGTATTTAATCGAAATATTGAACGTCTCGCACTATCCAATCTAAGCAAAAAAGGTAAAAACCCCAGGGAGGGCCATTAATGGCAACTAGAGAAGGACAAAATACCGCCACATCCTGTTCGGGATGCGGTGTTAAATTACAAACAACGGATGCTTCCAAGCTTGGTTACATACCGGAGCAGGCGCTGGATCGTGAGCCGGTCATCTGCCAACGCTGTTTTAGAATCAAAAATTACAATGAAGCGGCAAACATCACCTTGGATCAAGGGGAGTTTCTGAAGATCCTCGGCCATGTCGCGGAGAAACAGGCGCTGGTCGTTAATATTGTGGATATTTTTGATTTTGAAGGCAGCATAGTCGGGGGGTTACAGCGCTTTATCGGAAACAATCCCGTCGTTCTGGCTGTGAACAAAATTGATTTGCTGCCCCGCGGTATGAACATGAACCGAATTGTGAACTGGGTGCGCAAGCAGGCCAAGGAGCAAGGGCTGAAAGTTGTCGATATCGTCCTTTGCAGCGCCAAACGAAATATGGGCTTTGACAAGGTAATTGAAGTGCTCGACACACACCGTCAGGGCAGGGATGTGTATGTAGTGGGCGCTACGAATGTCGGGAAATCCACGCTGATTAACCGTTTGATTCAAGGTTACAGTGACTTAGACGCGGAGCTGACCACATCGCGGTATCCGGGCACCACATTGGATCTGGTGGAAATTCCGCTGGATGACGGCAAACATATCATTGATACGCCTGGGATCGTGTATACCTCCCGTATGACGGAATTGGTCTCGCGTAAGGATTTGGGCACCATTATGCCGGACAAGCCCATCAAACCGATTGTGTTTCAGTTAAATGAAGAACAGTCCTTGTTCTTCGGAGCTTTGGCGCGCTTCGATTTCTTGAAAGGCGAGCGTCAGTCGTTTACTTGTTATGTATCCAATGCGTTGCAAATTCATCGTACAAAGCTTGAGAAAGCGGATGAACTTTACGCCAATCATGCGGGAGTCATGTTGCAGCCGCCGTCCAAGGATGAGCTGGAAGACCTGCCGAAATGGACGAAGCACCAAATTCGCGTGCCTAAGGGCAGTGAGTCGGACATTTTCATTTCGGGCATCGGCTGGATTCGGGTGAACAGTGATTTGGGAGCATTACTTGAAGTGCATGCGCCGAAAGGGATTAAAGTGCTTTTGAGGGACGCATTGATTTAGTGTAGTTTGCTTCAAGCACAAGGGGGAGCGTTTCAGTGATGTTAAATGGGGATCAAGGGAGAATGGACAGCAATACAGTGTTATATGGCGTATTCGGCGATCCGGTGCGTCATTCCCGCTCGCCGCTCATGTTGAATTGCGCCTTTCGGGAAACGGGCGTTAACGGAGCATACGCTGCGTTTCATGTAAAGCCGGATGAACTTGAAGCCGCGGTATTAGGAATTCGGGCTCTCGGTTTTCGTGGGGTTAATGTGACCATCCCGCATAAGGTGAATGTCATGGCTTATCTGGACGAAATTGATGAAGGCGCCCGTTTTATCGGGGCCGTCAATACCATAGTGAACGAAAGCGGACGTTTGATTGGATATAATACCGATGGAATCGGCTATGTTCGTTCCTTGAAAGAGGAAACGGGAATCCGTCTTGAGGGTTCCAACATTGTAATTATCGGTGCCGGCGGCGCGGCAAAAGGCGTTGCATACGCGTTGGCCAAGGAAAATCCCCGGCATATGTATATCGTAAACCGTACAGCCGATAAAGCCGCTCAACTGGCCCAGAACTTGTATCCCCTTGTTTCCTCCGAAGGAATGGGATTAGATCAATTAGAAAACATTAAAGGAAAGATCGATCTTGTCGTAAACACGACTTCCGTAGGTATGCATCCGAATCTGGACGAAGTTCCGATCGCTTTGGATTGGCTGCAAGAAGGAATGACGGTCAGCGACCTGATTTACAATCCTTTGGAAACGCGATGGTTAAGGGAAGCGAAGGCCGCAGGTTGTCGAACGCATGGCGGACTGGGCATGTTTATTTATCAGGGGGCCTGCGCTTTTGAATACTGGACGGGCAAGAAGGCGCCGGTGGAAGCGATGCGAGACATTGTATTAACTTCCCTTAGCCGTTCATGAAAATAGAAGAATTGGGGTAATTACATGTTAACAGGTAAACAGAAACGTTTTTTGAGAGCGGAAGCGCATCACTTAACACCTACTTTTCAAGTAGGTAAAGAAGGGGTCAACGACCAGCTCATTAAACATATTGTGGAAGCGATTGAAAAGCGCGAGCTTATGAAAATCAACATTTTGCAAACATGCGCGGATGACCGGGATGAGATCGCACAGCAATTGGCTGAAGGATCGGATTCTGAATTGGTTCAAGTTATCGGACGCACCATCGTTCTATATAAGGAATCCAAGGATCACAAAAAGCTGGAATTGCCAAGAGCGAGCAGATTATAAGCCGGAGGTACGTATGATGCGCATCGGGATTATGGGCGGTACGTTTAATCCGATTCATCTCGGCCACTTGATTGCGGCGCAGCGAGCTTGTGAAGGGATGGAGTTGGATCAGATT
Protein-coding sequences here:
- a CDS encoding DUF421 domain-containing protein; translation: MSDELNILIRALGSIFSLFILTRILGKKQISQLTFFEYITGIALGELAGIMSTDLEFSYVHGFIALSVWAFVPLAVELLALRSKTVRNLLEGQSRVFIRNGVILKENLKKERYSSDELLEQLRKKSVFNVADVEFALLETSGEFNILLKKEHQTLTPHMLGMHVQPEQEPQTVIMDGQILRKTLAPRGITEEWLLGELDRRKVSKEQVYLGQLNANNRLYLDLYHMKPDESMGELPQVRLLHELRSCTEAVNAYLTDAGQGPVNEELLQFRRQTEQCIKLLLRDDHSEISEQGESSEP
- the spoVAC gene encoding stage V sporulation protein AC encodes the protein MSFADSKEQKDYQKFAKDREPSRPVVRNCIIAFFVGGIICVFGQLLMEMYQHWFGMSEEDAGSPTVATLILISVLLTGFGVYDKIAQWAGAGTGVPVTGFANAMSSAAIEHRSEGLVLGVGGNMFKLAGSVIVFGTVAAFFIALIYLIFGIEVKHT
- the spoVAD gene encoding stage V sporulation protein AD, whose protein sequence is MTLAGKQSWMFPNRPVIVSSSAVVGPDEGKGPLAEDFDYIQDELRMEKKSWETTERLLLEKAAEIAVSKAGLTNEDIQFYIGGDLMNQIISNSFAARTMSIPYLGVFGACSTSMESLALAAQFVDSGAARHVLAGTCSHNSTAEKQFRYPTEYGSQKPPTAQYTVTGAGAAIVAREGEGPVITAATIGKVVDMGITDPFNMGAAMAPAAVDTITAHFRDTGRTPAYYDLIVTGDLAKVGHRIASDLFIDQGVPMHETIFNDCGLMVFDVEMQAVQAGGSGCGCSAVVTYGHILKRLRSGDLKRVLVVATGALLSPISVQQKETIPCIAHAVALESGVH
- the spoVAE gene encoding stage V sporulation protein AE; its protein translation is MQFLWAFLVGGAICVIGQLLMDVFKRTPGHAMSILVVAGAVVDGLGWYEPLVKFAGAGATVPITSFGNALVHGAITELNESGWIGVITGIFKITSGGISSAIIFSFLAALVFKPKG
- a CDS encoding AAA family ATPase; the encoded protein is MESSYMENYAILRNIRNVLQTCILGKTDEINMMLTALLAGGHVLLEDVPGTGKTVLVKALAKSIQGQFRRIQCNPDLLPTDITGVSIYHPKQETFIFRAGPVMTNILLADEINRATTKTQSALLESMEEHSVTVDGETYELPKPFLLFATQNPIDFEGTYALPEAQLDRFMVKLSLGYPDAASELKMLQSQQQTHPLDLVKAVTDAQRVREMQEQVKSVHLDDAVADYLVAVTRRTREHPSVLLGASPRATIALFHAVKAYAYIHERTFVLPDDIKALTPYVLGHRLMLHTEARINGATVDSVLQSILEQVKVPVRLER
- a CDS encoding DUF58 domain-containing protein — protein: MSARYSAKFWAAGICLLSSLLFVLLQGGKVSSMLFIVLCVLMAYIALGRFSGIQSVQGKRTVTGAGHEPVAAGTQVEIKLQVHVPGYWPIPYVLLKDKLLRQNGDEWIFENAAAMDWKRNGEIAYRTPPLLRGRYSYMNTECVVKDVFGLFSHEGLLPSEQQFSVLPQTVHIKEWRSLDRAVRGHLQHSAATRAVRETTQINGVREYIYGDKLSRIHWNATAKTGTWKSKEFEREARPRTVLVLDRSHSSYTGTDTFELAVSVAASIVDYSAQKDLSVGLISAGKSATIVEPKQSKGIHRSLNDHLIGVEADGVQLLSTVLKERLTQEFRGSFVVIISPVQSQHMLDTLSWLEQRQMIPCHIHVGEEMFSKEAWHNMLRRSGFSSYSIRTLGDLPGALGGGGI
- a CDS encoding transglutaminase TgpA family protein, whose amino-acid sequence is MIPTRKNRKSSAGLSTSVTGIASVKEEKRSWPHQLNALFIGLILVQFIIWFDEYWLKDTVYLSFFAIGLTLVLELLTLVPAPVRVLLQLVGIIAAHFIWLEGFLPWSYVADGMAGRMELLQYNLGIMDPFIWYVLAVWAIYGSLLRGLTTQYRLFCFILFSLFAFAIMDSFSPLQLWDQIAIVLGSGLCMLIVRHYADLQKKHPVSWQAMLRKPMRILLPIVLTGVIVLSAGFAAPTLSPVLTDPYTAWQHAKGEPVGGSGKTEGSNPDSKVSETTKKSNTKSGYSRNDEKLGGGFDYSFEPVMTVTSSAKSYWRGETKSNYTGKGWKKGSDEGDRDLTGFNTELPKYSGFNASKLETEEVVQRFAMLKPHKPILFGAKGLERMVDEDTSVTSKENLRITWIPREEELRWYAPGYPASYEVVSQVPIIDEAALRKVPFLTNPGEELQPYLELPRILPDRVDKLAKEIVKDAKNPYDQAKAIETYLSITYAYNPKPDVAKAKSYDFVDGFLFEMKEGYCDYFSTAMAVLSRSVGLPARWVKGYASGTTPIESYDIRGTVPPEALADVDGEREYTVRNSDAHSWVEIYLEGYGWIPFEPTAGFSMPLPMPEETAVTPEVEETPEAVTPVVEETSAWPKAAWISVAALLLLLALAGAAAYFYRDAIAEKLGAKRGPAQDRANQRVVAEFERYLRFARRKGYPRGEHETARETVARWSREYSWLEKDLLALLPLFEKAKYSPAVLSDEELHAALGSIQSLRTAMK
- a CDS encoding YqeG family HAD IIIA-type phosphatase, giving the protein MFERLLPHLSVKSIYDIDLDSLIKQGIKGIITDLDNTLVGARDPLATPELVEWLAGLKRLGFKVTIVSNNSHGRVHAFSSPLDIPFIHAARKPSTRAFRKALQLMELEPGQTVVIGDQMLTDVLGGKRIGMYTILVAPISLPDEGFFTKVFNRNIERLALSNLSKKGKNPREGH
- the yqeH gene encoding ribosome biogenesis GTPase YqeH, with the protein product MATREGQNTATSCSGCGVKLQTTDASKLGYIPEQALDREPVICQRCFRIKNYNEAANITLDQGEFLKILGHVAEKQALVVNIVDIFDFEGSIVGGLQRFIGNNPVVLAVNKIDLLPRGMNMNRIVNWVRKQAKEQGLKVVDIVLCSAKRNMGFDKVIEVLDTHRQGRDVYVVGATNVGKSTLINRLIQGYSDLDAELTTSRYPGTTLDLVEIPLDDGKHIIDTPGIVYTSRMTELVSRKDLGTIMPDKPIKPIVFQLNEEQSLFFGALARFDFLKGERQSFTCYVSNALQIHRTKLEKADELYANHAGVMLQPPSKDELEDLPKWTKHQIRVPKGSESDIFISGIGWIRVNSDLGALLEVHAPKGIKVLLRDALI
- the aroE gene encoding shikimate dehydrogenase: MDSNTVLYGVFGDPVRHSRSPLMLNCAFRETGVNGAYAAFHVKPDELEAAVLGIRALGFRGVNVTIPHKVNVMAYLDEIDEGARFIGAVNTIVNESGRLIGYNTDGIGYVRSLKEETGIRLEGSNIVIIGAGGAAKGVAYALAKENPRHMYIVNRTADKAAQLAQNLYPLVSSEGMGLDQLENIKGKIDLVVNTTSVGMHPNLDEVPIALDWLQEGMTVSDLIYNPLETRWLREAKAAGCRTHGGLGMFIYQGACAFEYWTGKKAPVEAMRDIVLTSLSRS
- the yhbY gene encoding ribosome assembly RNA-binding protein YhbY, coding for MLTGKQKRFLRAEAHHLTPTFQVGKEGVNDQLIKHIVEAIEKRELMKINILQTCADDRDEIAQQLAEGSDSELVQVIGRTIVLYKESKDHKKLELPRASRL